Proteins encoded within one genomic window of Kibdelosporangium phytohabitans:
- a CDS encoding nuclear transport factor 2 family protein, whose product MTTTSVDEHPHVQLLKKVYAAFGVGDVETAGTYWHEDAVHHYPGRNPLSGTHKGLQESIAFANKIFELTEGKLFMQAWEIGASEGHAYALLNTRYERKGKVLEMPFVNVARIVDGRIAEFWTYPNDVHATDEFWNS is encoded by the coding sequence ATGACCACCACATCGGTCGACGAGCACCCGCACGTCCAGCTGCTCAAGAAAGTCTACGCGGCGTTCGGCGTCGGTGACGTGGAGACCGCGGGCACCTACTGGCACGAGGACGCGGTGCACCACTACCCCGGCCGCAACCCGCTGTCCGGTACCCACAAGGGTCTGCAGGAGTCGATCGCGTTCGCCAACAAGATCTTCGAGCTCACCGAGGGCAAGTTGTTCATGCAGGCGTGGGAGATCGGCGCGAGCGAGGGGCACGCGTACGCACTGCTGAACACGCGCTACGAGCGCAAGGGCAAGGTGCTGGAGATGCCGTTCGTGAACGTGGCGCGGATCGTGGACGGCAGGATCGCGGAGTTCTGGACCTACCCCAACGACGTGCACGCGACGGACGAGTTCTGGAATTCCTGA
- a CDS encoding alpha-ketoacid dehydrogenase subunit beta, translated as MARILSYLDAIGEALAQEMRRDPAVVVFGEDNIGGTGTDGKLGNAWGPTKGLNEMFPDQIFDAPITEAAFVGAAVGAAATGLRPVADLLFVDFAGVCFDQILNQAAKLRYMVGGKASVPLVLRAMWGAGMRRGAQHSQALYPIFTHIPGLKVVVPSTPADAKGLMTTAIRDNDPVVFFEHKMLYFSRGVVPEESYEIPFGQARTVREGTDCTIVAIGRMVGEAEVAAEQLAMDGMSCEVIDPRTVSPLDTESIYASVRRTGRLVVVDESNPRCSVASDIASLVAQNTFDSLRGPVQMVTSPHAPTPFSPALEDAYAPNSGQIVSAVQRTVRSAVPA; from the coding sequence GTGGCACGAATTCTGTCGTACCTGGATGCCATCGGTGAGGCACTGGCCCAGGAGATGCGCCGCGATCCCGCGGTCGTGGTCTTCGGCGAGGACAACATCGGCGGCACCGGCACCGACGGCAAACTGGGCAACGCGTGGGGGCCGACCAAGGGCCTCAACGAGATGTTCCCCGACCAGATCTTCGACGCCCCGATCACCGAGGCGGCGTTCGTCGGCGCCGCGGTGGGCGCGGCGGCGACCGGGTTGCGGCCGGTGGCCGACCTGCTGTTCGTCGACTTCGCCGGGGTGTGCTTCGACCAGATCCTCAACCAGGCGGCCAAACTGCGCTACATGGTCGGCGGCAAGGCCAGCGTGCCGCTGGTGCTGCGGGCGATGTGGGGCGCGGGCATGCGCCGCGGCGCGCAGCACTCCCAGGCGCTGTACCCGATCTTCACGCACATCCCCGGCCTGAAGGTCGTGGTGCCGTCGACACCGGCCGACGCCAAGGGCCTGATGACCACCGCGATCCGCGACAACGACCCGGTGGTCTTCTTCGAGCACAAGATGTTGTACTTCAGCCGGGGCGTGGTGCCGGAGGAGTCGTACGAGATCCCGTTCGGCCAGGCCAGGACCGTGCGCGAGGGCACCGACTGCACGATCGTGGCGATCGGCCGGATGGTCGGCGAGGCCGAGGTCGCCGCGGAGCAGCTGGCGATGGACGGGATGTCCTGCGAGGTCATCGACCCGCGCACAGTGTCCCCCTTGGACACCGAGAGCATCTACGCCAGCGTCCGGCGAACCGGCCGCCTGGTCGTGGTCGACGAGTCCAACCCGCGCTGCTCGGTCGCGTCGGACATCGCGTCACTCGTGGCGCAGAACACGTTCGACTCCTTGCGCGGCCCGGTCCAGATGGTCACCTCGCCGCACGCGCCGACCCCGTTCAGCCCGGCCTTGGAGGACGCGTACGCACCGAACTCCGGCCAGATCGTCTCAGCCGTCCAGCGGACCGTGCGCAGCGCGGTACCGGCCTAG
- a CDS encoding thiamine pyrophosphate-dependent dehydrogenase E1 component subunit alpha, translating into MTMNSLATALTPDGLIEIYRVMRTIREFEDRVHVEFTGRDIPGAVHLYAGQEAVAAGVCSVLSDDDYIASTHRGHGHAVAKGCDVTGMMLELYGKAGGLCGGKGGSMHIADFDRGMLGANGVAAGGVPLAAGAALSAKVRGTDQVSVAFVGDGGANQGAFAESLTLAAVWQLPVVFVVEDNGFAQATGTRFHLAGKRVALRGEAVGIPSQVVDGYDVFAVRDAAVEAVERARSGDGPTLLECKADRFYGHMEGWDQQAYRLTSEIDELRSARDCLVLFTERVLAEGSVTADELAGVDATVRARVAAAVEEARSAKDPDISELLTDVYVSY; encoded by the coding sequence ATGACGATGAATTCTCTGGCCACCGCATTGACACCGGACGGGTTGATTGAAATCTACCGGGTTATGCGGACCATCCGCGAGTTCGAAGACCGGGTGCACGTCGAGTTCACGGGCAGGGACATCCCCGGCGCCGTCCATTTGTACGCCGGCCAGGAGGCCGTGGCCGCAGGCGTCTGCTCGGTCCTGTCCGACGACGACTACATCGCCAGCACGCACCGCGGCCACGGGCACGCCGTGGCCAAGGGCTGCGACGTGACCGGCATGATGCTCGAGCTGTACGGCAAGGCGGGCGGCCTGTGCGGCGGCAAGGGCGGATCGATGCACATCGCCGACTTCGACCGCGGCATGCTCGGTGCGAACGGCGTCGCAGCGGGCGGCGTCCCCCTCGCCGCCGGAGCCGCGCTGTCGGCGAAAGTCCGTGGCACGGACCAGGTTTCGGTGGCGTTCGTCGGTGACGGCGGCGCCAACCAGGGCGCGTTCGCCGAAAGCCTCACGCTGGCGGCGGTCTGGCAGTTGCCCGTGGTGTTCGTGGTGGAGGACAACGGCTTCGCACAGGCGACCGGGACCAGGTTCCACCTCGCGGGCAAGCGCGTGGCACTGCGCGGCGAAGCGGTCGGTATCCCGTCGCAGGTCGTGGACGGCTACGACGTGTTCGCCGTGCGCGACGCGGCGGTCGAGGCCGTGGAGCGGGCCCGCTCCGGTGACGGCCCGACTTTGCTGGAGTGCAAGGCAGACCGGTTCTACGGCCACATGGAGGGCTGGGACCAGCAGGCTTACCGGCTCACCAGTGAGATCGACGAGCTGCGGTCGGCACGCGACTGCCTCGTGCTGTTCACCGAACGGGTGCTCGCCGAGGGCAGTGTGACCGCCGACGAGCTCGCCGGTGTCGACGCGACCGTGCGGGCGCGGGTGGCCGCCGCTGTCGAGGAAGCCCGCAGTGCCAAAGATCCGGACATCAGCGAGCTGCTGACCGACGTGTACGTCAGTTACTAA
- a CDS encoding FAD-dependent oxidoreductase, whose amino-acid sequence MSTVTIIGGSVLGLGAAIALADKGHQVEILERSADPQPSTVDDAFTAKRPTVPQGVQSHAFASLGCNLLRDRAKDVHDELLASGCTEVQLADYTPPTLGKVEPRPEDKDLRMVIARRSTFELALRKRAQARPNIRFSAGRTVRGLVTENGKVTGVRLEGGYTHPSDIVIDATGRRSAAETWLTDAGLPAPTTQSESCKITYYTRFYKLTAAAPPGPINRGFGAGGLWDHYTAVLFLGDNKTFSISFGILPDDTALKGLRNEEAFTAAVRATPLLAGWVAPGNSEPISPVHAMGSLDNSLRLPQPVQGFFGIGDSVCTTNPSYGRGVSLGLQHAYLLADMLDEHPEVGPKQAQAYVELTERLLRPWWEEAIINDRGRAAMWEATVAGQPPQRPPAGVVNFGIAVAASTKDEEVWRRVANVMMMLKTPDTLYQDPEIKARIGKALAGGPPPQLPGASRADLVDVVAKAS is encoded by the coding sequence ATGAGTACTGTGACCATCATCGGCGGGAGCGTGCTCGGCCTCGGTGCCGCGATCGCACTGGCCGACAAGGGACACCAGGTCGAGATCCTGGAACGGTCCGCCGACCCGCAACCGTCGACAGTGGACGATGCCTTCACCGCGAAGCGCCCGACCGTGCCACAGGGCGTGCAGTCGCACGCGTTCGCGTCGCTGGGCTGCAACCTGCTACGCGACCGCGCGAAGGACGTACACGACGAGCTGCTGGCTTCCGGCTGCACGGAGGTCCAACTCGCCGACTACACGCCACCGACGCTGGGCAAGGTCGAGCCCCGGCCGGAGGACAAGGACCTGCGGATGGTGATCGCCCGCAGGTCGACGTTCGAACTGGCGCTGCGCAAGCGCGCGCAGGCCCGCCCGAACATCCGCTTCAGCGCAGGCAGGACCGTCCGCGGCCTGGTCACCGAGAACGGCAAGGTCACCGGCGTCCGCCTGGAAGGCGGCTACACCCACCCGTCGGACATCGTGATCGACGCGACCGGGCGGCGCTCGGCTGCGGAGACCTGGCTGACCGACGCGGGCCTGCCCGCGCCGACCACGCAGAGCGAGAGCTGCAAGATCACCTACTACACCCGGTTCTACAAGCTGACGGCGGCTGCTCCCCCGGGGCCGATCAACCGCGGCTTCGGCGCGGGTGGCCTGTGGGACCACTACACGGCGGTGCTGTTCCTCGGTGACAACAAGACGTTCTCGATCTCGTTCGGCATCCTGCCGGACGACACCGCGCTGAAGGGCCTGCGCAACGAGGAAGCCTTCACCGCGGCGGTCAGGGCGACGCCGCTGCTGGCGGGCTGGGTGGCGCCGGGCAACTCGGAGCCGATCTCACCGGTGCACGCGATGGGAAGCCTGGACAACTCGCTGCGCCTGCCCCAGCCGGTGCAGGGGTTCTTCGGCATCGGCGACTCGGTCTGCACGACGAACCCGTCCTATGGCCGTGGTGTGTCACTGGGCCTGCAACACGCGTACCTGCTGGCCGACATGCTCGACGAACACCCGGAGGTCGGCCCGAAGCAGGCGCAGGCCTACGTGGAGCTGACCGAGCGCCTGCTGCGGCCGTGGTGGGAGGAAGCGATCATCAACGACCGCGGCCGGGCGGCGATGTGGGAGGCGACGGTGGCCGGACAGCCGCCGCAGCGCCCACCGGCCGGCGTGGTGAACTTCGGCATCGCGGTCGCCGCGTCCACAAAGGACGAGGAAGTCTGGCGCAGGGTGGCGAACGTGATGATGATGCTCAAGACACCGGACACCCTGTACCAGGATCCGGAGATCAAGGCACGGATCGGCAAGGCACTGGCAGGCGGCCCACCGCCGCAGCTGCCGGGTGCCTCCCGTGCGGACCTGGTCGACGTGGTGGCCAAGGCAAGCTGA